In the Streptomyces cinnamoneus genome, GCAGCGCTACTCCGTGCGCGGCCAGATCCTCGACGCCCTGCGCAAGGCGCTCTTCTGCGGCGAGCTCGTGCCCGGCGAGGTCTACTCGGGCCCCGCGCTCGGCGAGCGTTTCGGCGTGTCCGCCACGCCCGTGCGCGAGGCGATGCAGCAGCTTGCCCTGGAGGGGGCCGTCGAGGTCGTCCCCAACCGGGGGTTCCGCGTCGCCAGCCGCTCCCCGCGCGAACGTGCCGAACTGGCCGAGGTCCGGGCCCTCCTGGAGGTGCCGGCGCTGCTGCGGCTGGCACGGACGGTGCCCACCGGGCGGTGGTGCGAGCTGCGGCCGCTGGCCGAGGCGGCCGTCGCGGCGGCCGCGCGCGGCGACCGCGCGGCCTACGCCGAGGCCGACCGGGCCTTCCACCGGGCCGTCCTCGGCTTCAGCGGCAACCACCAGCTGGTGGCGGTCGCGGACGAGCTCCACCGGCGGGCCCAGTGGCCGGCCGCCCGCGACTGCCCCGCCGCCGAGCACCTCGAACTGCTGGACGCCCTCGCCATGCAGGACGTCATGGCCGTCGAGGCGCTGGGCACCCGGCTCTGCGGGCACCGCCCCTAGGGGGTGTCCGACGGGTCAGCACAGGCCCTGCGGCGCCCGGCACGGCACCTCGCTGCGTTGTCACATCAGCCGAGGACGCCCGGTCCGAGGCAGATGCTCCGCCTTGCGATCTACCGCACCGGACACCGCAGGACCCGCACCGACCCGTCGGACACCCCCCAGGGGGTGTCCGACGGGTCAGCACGGGCCTGGCCGGGAGGTGCCCCCGGCACCGGACGCCCCGGGCCACGCCCCGGCGGGCACACGGCGTTGCGCTGCGGGCACGCCCCAGCCGTGGCAGCAGGCCGCGCCTCCCCGTCAGTCGTCCGCCGCGGGGGTGAGCCGCTCCGCCAGCCACGCCGGCACCCCGCCCAGCAGCCGGACCAGCCGCCCCGCCTCCGCCCGCAACCGGGCCGCCTCCGCCGCGTCCGGCAGCACCGCCGCCAGCGAGGCCAGCGCGGGGGCGATCCCCACCAGATAGCCCAGGTCCTCGCGGATCCTCAGTGACTCGGCGAAGCCGTGCCGCGCCTCGGCCAGCCTGCCGTCGTGCTCGGCCATCGCCGCCAGGTGCCGCCAGGTGAAGGAGAGCAGCAGACGGTGCCCGTGCGCCGTCGCCCCCGCGTGGGCGCGCTCGAACGCGGCCGTCGCGTCGGAGGGGTTGTCCGACAGGTGCTGGGCGATCAGCCCCCGCCGGAAGTGCAGCAGCGGCCGGGTCGGCGACTGCGGTCCCAGCAGCGCCGCCGCCCGGCCCAGCGCCGAGCGTGCCTCGTCCGCCCGGTCACGTACCCCCAAAAGAGTGGACGCGTATGCGAGATGGCCCCGTTCGCAGGCCGCCGCGCCCCGCTCCTCGTCGTCCGCGGCCAGCGCCTCCGCCGCCCGCAGCGAGTCCTCGGCCGCGCCCCAGCCCTCCCCGGTGAACACGCACCGCTCGACCAGCACCGCCGTCCGCCGCACCGCCTGGCCCGGCTCGGTGGCGGCCCGGGGCGCGAGCAGCGCGGCCGCGTCGTCCCAGCAGGCCCGCGACCGCAGCCGCCACACCGCCCTCTCCAGCGGATCCCCCTGGGCCGCCCCGCCCTCGGGGCCCCCCGACCCCGTCGCTCCGTATGGCTCCGACAACCCAGAATTCCGCATGGCGGTATCCGCCACAGTGCCCTCCCCAAGCGCGCCGTCGAGCTGGAAGCCTGCCTCGATCTCAGCACGAGGACCCGGGCGCGGCCAAGGGTCAGGTGTGAAGCAATTCACAAAGCCATGCGCGGACCCCAGGGGGCCGACGGCCGGTGATCTCCTCGCGGTAGGCGCAGAGTACCGAAGAGATCACACGCCCCGGGGCCGCCGGAAAACCTCAACTCATCCGCAGGGCCAGGAAGAAGTCCAGCTTGTCCTCCAGCCGGGACAGGTCCCGTCCCGTCAGCTGCTCGATCCGCCCCACCCGGTACCGCAGGGTGTTGACGTGCAGGTGCAGCCGCGTCGCGCAGCGCGTCCAGGAGCCGTCGGACTCCAGGAACGCCTCCAGCGTCGGGATCAGTTCGGCGCGGTGCCGGCGGTCGTAGTCGCGCAGGGGGTCCAGGAGGCGGGCGGTGAAGGCGCGGCGCACGTCGTCGGGGACGAACGGCAGCAGCAGGACGTGCGACGCCAGCTCCTGGTGGCCGGCCGCACACACCGGGCCGGGGCGGGCGGCGGCGACGCGGCGGGCGTGCCGGGCCTCCTCCAGGGCGCCGCGC is a window encoding:
- a CDS encoding GntR family transcriptional regulator, translated to MEQGRSHTGVSGARAGVPAQAASSARGEHTHEEGATAGRPVHRMPQRYSVRGQILDALRKALFCGELVPGEVYSGPALGERFGVSATPVREAMQQLALEGAVEVVPNRGFRVASRSPRERAELAEVRALLEVPALLRLARTVPTGRWCELRPLAEAAVAAAARGDRAAYAEADRAFHRAVLGFSGNHQLVAVADELHRRAQWPAARDCPAAEHLELLDALAMQDVMAVEALGTRLCGHRP